A window from Rhizosphaericola mali encodes these proteins:
- a CDS encoding MFS transporter, which translates to MERRALTISLIVGGAFLMENIDGTVISTALPEMAKSFRVNPIHLSAGITSYLIMLAVFIPISGWVADKFGTRNVFGSAIIGFVLASVGCGLSQNIYHFVTFRILQGVAGAMMVPVGRLSVLRNTEKKDLVTAIAYITWPGLIGPIIGPLLGGIFTTYLSWHWIFFINIPLGIIAVILTWKFIPNTHTKDPKPLDFVGFLLSAVALSSFMYGVELLSREGENYWKIAGILVASGLLIVFNIYQSRKKEFPLIDYSILNVRTFAITVYSGSLARMVIGMAPFLVPMMFQIGFGLNAFQSGLLFMASMVGNLAMKPATIWITRKFNFKEVLIGNGILLAISTFATALLFPTTPTWMVVVVMFASGMFRSMQFSSLNTLAYADIPNKNMSNANTLYSTAQQMTLGMGIALGAVSLHVASVIHRHGTRYQMNDFHMAFVFIGFLSLLGLIEYGRLRKTDGLNVRGLEKNHK; encoded by the coding sequence ATGGAAAGACGAGCATTAACGATCTCCCTCATTGTGGGAGGAGCCTTTCTGATGGAAAATATAGATGGAACTGTAATCTCTACGGCCTTACCTGAAATGGCAAAATCTTTTAGAGTCAATCCCATTCATTTGAGTGCAGGTATTACATCTTATTTAATCATGTTGGCAGTTTTTATCCCTATTAGTGGATGGGTCGCTGATAAATTTGGAACCAGAAATGTATTTGGATCAGCCATTATAGGATTTGTATTAGCCTCTGTGGGTTGTGGGTTAAGTCAAAATATTTATCATTTTGTTACTTTTAGAATATTACAAGGTGTCGCGGGGGCGATGATGGTACCAGTTGGTAGACTTTCAGTCCTACGTAATACAGAAAAAAAAGATCTAGTTACTGCTATAGCTTATATTACTTGGCCCGGCTTAATTGGTCCAATTATCGGTCCATTATTGGGAGGCATTTTCACTACTTATTTAAGTTGGCATTGGATCTTTTTTATCAATATTCCATTAGGAATTATTGCAGTTATTCTTACTTGGAAATTTATTCCCAATACGCACACAAAGGATCCTAAACCACTAGATTTTGTTGGTTTTTTATTAAGTGCGGTAGCTCTTTCCTCATTTATGTATGGTGTAGAATTATTGAGTAGAGAAGGAGAAAATTATTGGAAAATAGCAGGCATTTTGGTAGCAAGTGGTTTATTAATCGTTTTCAATATCTATCAATCACGCAAAAAAGAATTTCCATTAATTGACTATTCCATATTAAATGTGCGCACTTTTGCCATCACAGTGTACTCTGGTTCATTGGCAAGAATGGTAATCGGAATGGCGCCATTCCTTGTACCGATGATGTTTCAAATCGGCTTTGGATTAAATGCATTCCAATCTGGCCTGTTATTCATGGCAAGCATGGTTGGAAATTTGGCCATGAAACCCGCTACTATTTGGATAACACGCAAATTTAATTTCAAAGAAGTATTGATTGGTAATGGTATCTTATTGGCGATCTCCACATTTGCCACCGCATTATTGTTTCCAACGACGCCAACATGGATGGTCGTTGTCGTCATGTTTGCCTCAGGAATGTTTCGATCTATGCAATTTAGTAGTTTAAATACCTTAGCTTATGCAGATATTCCCAATAAAAATATGAGCAATGCCAACACCTTATATAGTACAGCACAACAGATGACATTAGGTATGGGGATTGCACTTGGTGCGGTTTCTTTGCATGTTGCAAGCGTTATTCATAGACATGGAACACGATATCAAATGAATGATTTTCACATGGCATTTGTATTTATTGGATTTCTTAGTTTATTAGGTTTGATCGAGTATGGTCGCTTAAGAAAAACAGATGGGCTAAATGTTAGAGGATTAGAAAAGAATCATAAATAG
- a CDS encoding glucosaminidase domain-containing protein: MIKFKLSSHFKRTIFALAIILTSFSSIYAQSAAKKYIKAHSMQAMELMQQTGVPASVILGVAMVESSLGRSKNSKVLNNHFGIIGKNDLAEKEGYQSRFRKFSSAEASFENFVKVVTSKSFYADLKGSLDFKKWLLSLNKAGYCATQGNIWLRDINFFINRYSLSNFDKFAKWQKYESDFFTILNH; the protein is encoded by the coding sequence ATGATCAAATTTAAATTGAGTTCTCATTTTAAGAGAACCATATTTGCACTTGCCATCATTTTAACTTCATTTTCAAGCATTTATGCTCAAAGTGCAGCTAAAAAATACATCAAAGCACATTCTATGCAAGCGATGGAATTAATGCAACAAACAGGTGTACCAGCCAGTGTCATTTTAGGAGTTGCGATGGTAGAGTCCAGTCTTGGACGTAGCAAAAACAGTAAGGTATTAAATAATCACTTTGGAATTATTGGAAAAAACGATTTGGCTGAAAAAGAAGGTTATCAATCACGTTTCAGAAAATTTTCTTCTGCAGAAGCATCCTTCGAAAATTTTGTAAAGGTCGTTACATCCAAATCATTTTATGCAGATCTTAAAGGATCGTTAGATTTCAAAAAATGGTTATTGAGTCTAAATAAAGCTGGATATTGTGCTACCCAAGGAAATATCTGGCTTAGAGATATTAATTTTTTCATAAATCGGTATTCTTTGTCAAATTTTGATAAATTTGCAAAGTGGCAAAAATACGAATCAGACTTTTTTACGATTCTGAATCATTAG
- a CDS encoding vWA domain-containing protein produces MIGNRFFRYTPEGDGRSKFEQMLEIFMQMLNYTSGDVTEALQWLNQLDKQYKITDKDYGMGDFIENLKNQGYIKDDPQTNNPILTGKSEQTIRKKSLEEIFGKIKKSKQGDHNTFRSGVGDEPSPDLRQFEFGDLLEQIDFTESIRQAQINHGVDSFSMQESDLQIHDTDFKGQTSTVLMIDISHSMILYGEDRITPAKKVAMALSELITTRYPKDTLDIVVFGNDAWTVEMKDLPYLQVGPYHTNTVAGLELAMEILRKRKNSNKQIFMITDGKPTCLKIGGRYYKNSFGLDRKVTSRCFNLAAQCKKLKIPITTFMIASDPYLQQFVEEFTETNNGKAFFSSLDNLGEFIFRDFEKGKRKILR; encoded by the coding sequence ATGATTGGAAATAGATTTTTTAGATACACACCAGAAGGAGATGGCAGATCAAAATTTGAGCAAATGCTAGAGATTTTCATGCAAATGCTCAATTATACGAGTGGAGATGTGACAGAAGCGCTGCAATGGCTGAATCAATTGGACAAACAATATAAGATTACAGACAAGGATTATGGCATGGGAGATTTTATAGAAAATCTCAAAAATCAAGGCTATATCAAAGATGATCCGCAAACAAACAATCCCATTCTTACCGGAAAATCCGAGCAAACAATTCGAAAGAAAAGTTTGGAAGAAATATTCGGGAAAATAAAGAAAAGCAAACAAGGCGACCACAATACATTTCGCTCTGGTGTTGGTGATGAACCGAGTCCAGATTTGCGTCAATTTGAATTTGGAGATTTATTGGAACAAATTGATTTCACAGAAAGCATACGTCAAGCGCAGATTAATCACGGTGTAGATAGTTTTTCGATGCAAGAAAGTGATCTGCAAATACACGATACCGATTTTAAAGGACAGACGTCTACGGTTTTAATGATTGATATTTCACATTCAATGATTTTGTACGGAGAAGATAGAATTACGCCGGCAAAAAAAGTAGCGATGGCATTGAGCGAACTTATTACAACGCGCTATCCCAAAGACACCTTGGACATCGTTGTATTTGGCAATGATGCGTGGACCGTGGAAATGAAGGATTTGCCCTATTTACAAGTTGGGCCGTACCATACCAATACCGTTGCAGGATTGGAATTGGCGATGGAAATTTTGCGTAAACGAAAAAATAGCAATAAACAAATTTTCATGATTACGGATGGTAAACCGACTTGTCTAAAAATTGGTGGTCGGTATTATAAAAATAGTTTTGGATTAGATAGAAAGGTTACAAGCCGCTGTTTTAATCTCGCAGCTCAATGTAAAAAATTAAAAATTCCCATTACTACATTTATGATTGCCTCTGATCCTTATTTGCAACAATTTGTAGAAGAATTTACAGAAACAAATAATGGGAAAGCATTCTTTTCTTCTTTGGATAATTTGGGTGAATTTATTTTTCGAGATTTTGAAAAAGGAAAAAGAAAAATCTTGCGTTAA
- a CDS encoding pentapeptide repeat-containing protein has product MDKYYESETFERIDFTEKYFEKGEYEDCQFESCNLNHVNLSGCRFSECIFENCDLSMIQLTETVFQDCRFIGCKMIGILFENWNKFSSNLQFKQCILNSSSFHKLQMAKTKFENCQLKEIDFSETNLKEAVFEQSDLSGAIFRNTNLEKADFRSAENYAFKLEENKLKNAQFSMFELKHLLTIYGMKVD; this is encoded by the coding sequence ATGGATAAATATTACGAGTCAGAAACTTTTGAAAGGATTGATTTTACGGAAAAATATTTCGAAAAAGGAGAATATGAAGATTGTCAATTTGAAAGTTGTAATTTGAATCATGTCAATTTATCGGGATGTAGATTTTCAGAATGCATATTTGAAAATTGTGACCTTAGTATGATACAACTTACCGAAACCGTTTTTCAGGATTGTCGGTTTATAGGATGTAAAATGATCGGTATTTTATTTGAAAATTGGAACAAGTTTTCCAGCAATTTACAATTCAAACAATGTATTTTAAATAGCAGTTCTTTTCACAAATTGCAAATGGCAAAAACTAAATTTGAAAATTGTCAATTGAAAGAAATTGATTTTTCCGAAACCAATTTGAAAGAAGCCGTATTCGAACAATCAGATTTGTCTGGCGCAATATTTAGAAATACCAATTTGGAGAAAGCGGATTTTCGTTCAGCAGAAAATTATGCATTCAAATTAGAAGAAAATAAATTGAAAAATGCACAATTTTCTATGTTTGAGTTAAAACATTTACTGACGATATATGGCATGAAAGTCGATTAA
- a CDS encoding NAD(P)/FAD-dependent oxidoreductase — MPLFSGISLNIPDTDKPRVVIIGGGFGGLYAAHNLDSSKFQIVLFDKRNYHTFQPLLYQVATAGLQADAIAGPLRTTFKKKKNFFFRLLRVQKIDPDEKLVFTSSGSLHYDYLIIANGCRSNFYGDEMMEKFSFPMKSIPDALNLRSQLMQTFEMAGLVKDPAKQRDLLSIVIVGGGPTGVETAGALSELRKHVLPKDYPDVDFSNMHIHLVQSGNFLLAGMAEKSCKRAYADLTKMGVEVILNSKVSSYDGYTATLTNGQTIATSTLIWSAGVKGDVIPGLKPEWIDHNKLVVDNHCKVVGSDGIFALGDIAILRTDKYPNGLPGVAQPAIQMGTYVGKNLCKIQNNEPLKDFKYFDKGSLATIGKGKAVCDLPNKKAFGGLLAWMIWAFVHITFLVSFKNRVKVFINWVWNYLTYDTGNRLIIRPYIRTNDRVAEKIVKDNEYSS, encoded by the coding sequence ATGCCCTTATTCTCTGGGATTTCGCTAAACATACCGGACACAGACAAACCAAGAGTAGTTATCATTGGAGGAGGATTCGGAGGGTTATATGCGGCACATAATTTAGATTCTTCTAAATTTCAAATCGTTCTTTTTGACAAACGAAATTACCACACATTCCAACCCCTTTTATATCAAGTTGCAACTGCAGGTTTACAAGCAGATGCTATTGCAGGACCGTTACGTACTACTTTTAAAAAGAAGAAGAATTTCTTTTTCAGATTATTGAGAGTACAGAAGATAGATCCAGATGAAAAATTGGTATTTACTAGTTCAGGCTCTTTACATTATGATTATCTAATTATTGCGAACGGATGTAGATCTAATTTTTATGGAGACGAAATGATGGAAAAGTTTTCTTTTCCAATGAAATCTATTCCCGATGCTCTCAACTTGAGAAGTCAGTTGATGCAAACATTTGAAATGGCGGGATTAGTAAAAGATCCGGCAAAGCAAAGAGATCTTTTATCTATCGTAATTGTTGGTGGTGGACCAACCGGAGTAGAGACAGCTGGGGCTTTATCCGAATTAAGAAAACACGTTTTACCGAAGGATTATCCAGATGTAGACTTTTCTAATATGCATATTCATTTGGTACAAAGTGGTAATTTCTTATTAGCAGGTATGGCTGAAAAATCTTGTAAAAGAGCATACGCCGACCTCACCAAAATGGGAGTCGAGGTTATTTTAAATTCAAAAGTTTCGTCCTATGATGGTTATACCGCCACATTAACGAATGGCCAAACCATTGCGACTAGTACTTTAATTTGGTCCGCAGGTGTCAAGGGCGACGTTATTCCAGGTCTAAAACCAGAATGGATTGATCATAATAAATTAGTCGTTGATAATCATTGTAAAGTTGTAGGTAGTGATGGCATATTTGCATTAGGTGATATTGCAATTTTACGTACAGACAAATATCCTAATGGTTTACCAGGTGTAGCACAACCCGCTATTCAGATGGGAACTTATGTAGGTAAAAACCTTTGTAAGATTCAAAATAATGAACCGCTGAAAGATTTCAAATATTTTGATAAAGGATCGTTAGCTACAATTGGAAAAGGTAAGGCGGTATGTGATCTTCCTAATAAGAAAGCTTTCGGAGGATTATTGGCTTGGATGATTTGGGCTTTTGTACATATCACCTTCTTGGTGAGTTTCAAGAATCGTGTAAAAGTATTTATCAATTGGGTTTGGAACTATCTTACCTACGATACAGGTAATCGATTGATTATCAGACCATATATCCGAACAAATGATCGCGTTGCGGAAAAAATAGTCAAAGACAACGAGTATAGTTCTTAG
- a CDS encoding endonuclease MutS2, whose amino-acid sequence MKLYPTNAESQLEFDKIKELLKGFCQSDYAKEKASKLRVHTKIDFIRLEVGQTKEFKGIKEQGLYFPNDFVPTIAKELKLLSIPGSLLTEDQFMQIKRLMESMEKIFRWFDNERRQLFPNLAYVIQDSYYEKTIIELIDSTIDEYGHIRDNATPELEKIRFQLSKKRGELRRVFMKAIARMQRAGYTADIDESFSNGRRVIAIFSEHKRQVKGILHGESDSRRTSYIEPEETVELNNEVYALESEEQAEVTRILRALTSKMSVYASLLATYHQFLGLYDFIEAKASLSLEMNADLPEIVDKAILDFKDAYHPLLYLYNKKSNKKTIPLSLKLDEDNRILIISGPNAGGKTVTMKTIGLSQIMLQSGLLVPMSPDSKMGVFKQLFIQIGDTQSLEFELSTYSSHLTNMKYFIENANGKTLFFIDELGSGSDPNLGGAFAEVILEELARRHSIGLVTTHYLNLKVMANKTKGILNGAMAFDEVHLQPKYQLILGKPGSSYTFSIAERIGLPQNLINRARKLVEEDHFRLDKLLNSTEQGLQQLDKDKKDLHKLIRENEKLKKELAVTLDKEKHSQRVELLKHQNQITEERMNFLRDTERKLRQMIVDWRKSDDKEEAIQNIYKLLFPKNEKVLAQKMSKKLRAKYEEVHEDVEIGAKVILKKSHQVGEVQEIRGKRAIVKIGMLPMNVNLEDLKVVKEKSLED is encoded by the coding sequence ATGAAATTATATCCAACAAACGCGGAATCTCAATTAGAGTTTGATAAAATAAAGGAATTACTCAAAGGCTTTTGTCAAAGCGATTATGCAAAAGAAAAAGCAAGCAAACTGAGAGTACACACCAAAATAGATTTTATACGATTAGAAGTAGGACAGACGAAAGAATTTAAGGGCATCAAAGAACAAGGTTTGTATTTTCCCAATGATTTCGTTCCAACTATTGCTAAAGAATTAAAATTACTCAGTATACCTGGCTCATTACTTACCGAAGATCAATTTATGCAAATAAAAAGGTTGATGGAAAGTATGGAAAAAATCTTTCGTTGGTTTGATAACGAAAGAAGACAATTATTTCCCAATCTTGCATACGTTATCCAAGATAGTTATTATGAGAAAACAATCATCGAACTCATCGATAGTACGATTGATGAGTATGGACATATAAGAGATAATGCAACACCTGAATTAGAAAAAATTCGTTTTCAATTATCCAAAAAGCGCGGTGAATTACGTCGCGTATTCATGAAAGCCATAGCTCGCATGCAAAGAGCTGGCTATACTGCAGACATCGACGAAAGTTTCAGCAATGGCCGTAGAGTAATTGCTATATTTTCAGAACATAAAAGACAAGTTAAAGGCATTTTGCATGGGGAAAGTGATAGTCGCCGCACCTCATATATAGAGCCAGAAGAAACAGTTGAATTAAATAATGAGGTTTATGCACTAGAAAGCGAAGAACAAGCAGAAGTTACTAGAATCTTGCGTGCGCTGACTTCTAAGATGAGCGTTTATGCTTCTCTCCTTGCAACATATCACCAGTTTTTGGGATTGTATGATTTCATCGAGGCAAAGGCATCCTTATCTTTAGAAATGAATGCAGACCTTCCTGAAATTGTAGATAAAGCGATATTAGATTTTAAAGATGCATATCACCCGTTATTGTATCTGTACAATAAAAAATCAAATAAGAAAACGATTCCTCTATCTCTAAAATTGGATGAGGACAATCGTATTTTAATTATTAGTGGCCCCAATGCTGGAGGTAAAACGGTGACGATGAAAACCATTGGCCTGAGTCAAATAATGTTGCAAAGCGGCCTACTCGTTCCGATGTCACCTGATTCAAAAATGGGAGTATTCAAACAATTATTTATTCAAATCGGCGATACGCAGAGTTTGGAATTTGAATTGAGTACTTATTCCTCTCATTTGACCAACATGAAATATTTCATTGAAAATGCGAATGGGAAAACCTTATTTTTCATAGACGAATTGGGAAGTGGTAGTGATCCGAATCTTGGTGGCGCCTTTGCGGAGGTGATTTTGGAAGAGTTAGCACGTAGACATTCTATTGGGTTGGTGACTACGCATTATCTCAATCTGAAAGTCATGGCAAATAAAACCAAAGGGATTTTGAATGGCGCAATGGCGTTTGATGAAGTGCATCTGCAACCTAAATATCAATTGATCCTTGGCAAACCTGGTAGTTCGTACACGTTTTCTATTGCGGAACGCATCGGCTTACCACAAAATCTGATTAATCGAGCGCGTAAATTAGTGGAAGAAGACCATTTTCGTCTGGATAAATTGTTGAATTCCACAGAACAAGGATTGCAACAATTAGATAAGGACAAAAAAGATTTGCATAAATTAATACGGGAAAATGAAAAGCTGAAAAAAGAACTTGCGGTGACTTTGGATAAAGAAAAACATAGTCAAAGAGTGGAGTTGCTCAAGCATCAAAATCAAATCACGGAAGAGCGTATGAACTTCCTACGTGATACCGAAAGAAAATTACGTCAAATGATTGTTGATTGGCGTAAATCTGATGATAAAGAAGAAGCAATTCAAAATATATACAAACTACTTTTCCCTAAAAATGAAAAAGTATTAGCACAAAAAATGTCCAAAAAATTACGTGCTAAATACGAAGAAGTGCATGAAGATGTAGAAATCGGTGCAAAAGTAATTTTGAAAAAAAGTCATCAAGTCGGCGAGGTACAAGAGATTAGAGGTAAAAGAGCGATTGTCAAAATAGGTATGCTTCCGATGAATGTTAATCTTGAAGATCTCAAAGTAGTTAAAGAAAAAAGTTTGGAGGACTAA
- a CDS encoding SdiA-regulated domain-containing protein, with protein MMLKLLLVSSLTLLLSSWRGCVSQTYDSPDGYNMNNPVKIDVPKDLKEISGIAFYKNNPNPYYAIEDEHGIIYCYYPSYKNLIKTEFKAKGDFEDLVIAKDRVFALESHGSIYSFPFRLVGQKNVPKDSLMAQVDYLPKAEYESMYIDEKENKMYLLCKKRSGESVNQKGYILKIGSDGRVYRNAIFYIKNAEIENKLGFTISAFRPSALAKNTLTNEWYILSNYNKMLVIANSKWHVKAVFQLNPKVFAQPEGIAFDSTNNLYISNEANDGMKQNILMFNYLKKSSNATASIDRKFF; from the coding sequence ATGATGCTTAAACTCTTATTAGTGTCCAGTCTAACCTTGTTGTTAAGTTCTTGGCGCGGGTGTGTGAGTCAGACCTATGATAGTCCTGATGGATATAATATGAATAATCCAGTTAAAATAGATGTACCAAAAGATTTGAAAGAAATCTCTGGTATTGCTTTTTACAAAAATAATCCCAATCCATATTATGCGATTGAGGATGAGCATGGTATTATTTATTGCTACTATCCTAGCTATAAAAATCTAATCAAAACAGAATTTAAGGCAAAAGGTGACTTTGAAGACTTAGTCATTGCAAAAGATCGTGTATTTGCATTAGAAAGTCACGGAAGTATTTATTCCTTTCCATTTAGATTGGTCGGACAAAAAAACGTTCCTAAAGATAGCTTAATGGCTCAAGTTGATTATTTGCCAAAAGCAGAATATGAGAGTATGTATATAGATGAAAAAGAGAATAAAATGTATTTGCTTTGTAAAAAAAGGAGCGGAGAATCCGTCAATCAAAAGGGATATATTTTGAAAATAGGTTCAGATGGTCGTGTTTATCGTAATGCTATTTTTTATATAAAAAATGCAGAAATAGAAAACAAGTTAGGTTTTACTATCTCTGCATTTCGTCCATCTGCATTAGCAAAAAATACTTTGACTAACGAATGGTATATTTTATCTAATTATAATAAAATGTTGGTCATCGCTAACTCAAAATGGCATGTAAAGGCTGTATTTCAATTAAATCCAAAAGTCTTTGCACAACCAGAAGGTATTGCATTTGATTCTACCAATAATCTTTATATCTCCAATGAAGCCAACGACGGCATGAAACAAAACATTTTGATGTTTAATTATCTGAAAAAATCTAGTAATGCCACTGCTAGCATAGATCGTAAATTTTTCTAA